The genomic segment GCGTAGGCGAACTCGGGCCAAGGCACGGGATCGAACACGAATTCGGCGTAGGCGGCGTGCCAGGGCAGGAAGTTGCTCAGGCGCTGTTCACCGGAGGTGCGGATGAGCAGGTCGACCGCGGGCAACTCCGGTGCCGCCAGACGGCCGGCGACCGCGTGCATGGTGATGTCCTGCGGGAGAATCCGTCCGGCGACCGCCTCGGCGGCCAGTGCCCGCGCGGCACCGACTATCTCGTCGTGGCCGCCGTAGTCGGCGAAGACGTTGAACACCAGGCCGCGGTTGTTCGACGTCATGCTTTCCATCACCGCGAGCGCGGACGCCAGCGACCGCTCCAGCCGGTCACGGCGGCCATGCCAGCACACCCGGACACCGTGCCCGTGCAGCCACCCCATCCCCCGGGTTACGCCCTCGGCCATCATCTCGAACAGGGCGGCGACATCCTCCGGCGAACGGTTCCAGTTTTCGGTGGAGAACGCGAACACGCTCACTTCGGCGATCCGCAGCCGCAGCGCGGAATGCAGCAGCCGGAGCACGGCGCGCAGGCCGGCGCTGTGCCCCTCGGCGGCGGGCAGACCATGGTCGGCGGCCCATCGGCGGTTCCCGTCGAGAATCACCGCCACGTGCGCCGGCGCCGCCACCACCGGCTCGGGATCGCGAGGCAACCGTGCGCCGGTGGCCACCGCAGTGTCGATGCCCTCCGCCAGCACCTGCGCCCCCAAGTTGCCTGCCTCCTCGAGCACGAACTCCACGCCGAGAAGGATCGTGTGCAGGAAAGGCTGGCAGTCGATGCGCACCATGCCCGCCACCGGCGCTGCCTGCCGCAGCAGTTCCCATGTCCGGCCGACCTGCGAATCGACCAGCTCGCCGAGCACCTCGCTTCCCTCGCCACGGTAGAAATCTTGGGCTTCCAGGCCGAGTCGGGCCAGGTCGTCACCGGGTAGGTAGCAGCGGCCGTCAGCCAGATCGACCGGGAAGTCCTGCAGGATGTCGGCCAGCTGGCACGCCTCGCCCAGCAGCGACATCAACGAGGCCGCCCGTGTGTCGTGCGGATCGAGCAGCGGTGTCCACAGTTCGGTGACCGTCCCGGCCACCCCGCGCAGGTAGCGGCGCTGGTCGGCGAACGTGGCGAACCGAGGTGGGACGGCGTTGTCGGCGAGGGTGGTCTCCAGCAGTTCCCGCAGCAGCTCGATGTCGAGATCCCAGGTGCGCATGGTGTGCACCAGCGCCCGGCGCAGCGGGTGCTCGGTGCGACCGGCGCGCACGTCGGCGAGCGTTTCCGCGCACCAGCGGGTCAGCCGCTGCCGCCGGTCCGCCGAGGGATGGTCGTCGGCCAGGCGATCGGTCCACACGGCGAAGGCGTTCAACGCCCGCAGATAGGGCCGGACGGTGTCCGGCAGGGCTTCGCTCGCGGTCCACATCGCTGGGTGGAACTGGGCGACCCGCTCGCACAACCGGTACGACCTCCGCAGTTCCGGTGTCGTGGCATTCGGCCAGGCCCCTCGCGCTCGCGTCACCAGCGGAAGGTAGCGCCGACCCCTCGTCACCATATTCAGCGATGCCGCGTTTGCCGGGACACGGGCGAACTGGCGCAATTGAAAGATTCGGTCAACTGGTCAACGCCCAGCCTGGCTACCACACCACCTGCCGCCGTCGCTTTCCGGCATCGTCACCGCGCCCACCGCGAACCCGCTCCAAAGGGATCGATCTCGTCTCGATCGGGTTGTCTCGCGCGACCGCGCTCCTGTACGTCGAGCGCGCCCCGGAGGCATGCCACCGCTCACTCGTAACCGCCTGCGTGCACGCACAGCATGGCCTGCCAGTCACGGACCTCCGCCCGGACCAGGCCACCCTCGACCAGTAGCCGGGCTGCAACTCGGGGTGGGGAGAGCCCACCAGCTATCCATGCGCGTGACAGGGGTGGCGTCGCGCCCGTCGCGCAGGACGCGCCTGATCCGGAAGAGGAACGCCGCGGTGCCGGCCGCTCCTTGCATCCAGCCGACCCCCGGTGGCAGCAGCGGTTCCGGGGCGAGGTGTTCGATGAACCGCCAGTAGGCGTGCGGTCCGTCCTGCACCGCGCGCTCGACCAGGGTGTCGGCCAGGTGCACGGCGAACTCGAGGTCGCCGGTGCGGCCGAAGCGCTGCCAGGAGTCCAGAAACACCTCACCAACGCCGGTCGTCCCGCAGCAGCGCCCGTCGTTGTCCCAGAAGCCGGGGTGCCCTCTGGCGGGCAGGCCAGAGGTACGAGCGCTGTGCAGGCATCGGCGATGCCACGCCAGAGGCGGTTCACCCGCGACGTCCTCGACTCCGGCGAGATCGAGTGCGAGGAAGAGCAGCGAGGTGCCGGCGGAGCCGTGGCACCAGTTGTAGGTGTAGACATCCTGGCCCGGTCTGCTGGGGATGGTGCGCGGCACGACAAATCCCCCGCCGTCGGCGCGGCCCAGCGTCACCAGATGTTCCGCGCCGAGGGCGGCCGCGCCGGTCAGGTCCGGCCGGTCGAGTTCGGAGCCGGCCAGGGCGAGGGTCGCCGCGATTCCCGCGAGGCCGTGCGAGAAGTTGGGCATCTCCCTGGCCGGCTCGGCATGGAACCGGTGCGGTACCCAGTGCCAGTTGACCCCGGTCGGCACCTCTTCCCGGTCCGCCATCAGCACGCCGGCAGCCTGCGCACCGAGGTCGCCGGCGTTGGCCAAGCCCGCGCGCCGGGCCCACAACGCGCCGAGCAGGATCCCGGCCGTGCCGAGAGTGGCATCGTTGACCAGGGCGCCGGGCAGGAAACCCGGTGGCCCAATGGCTGTTTGCGGCCAGCCGTCCCGGGTGCGCAGCGCGATCAACCGGTCGACGGCCGCCTGTGCCCCGGGAACCTCGAGCGCGGTCAGCACGCCGATGGAGCTGACCAGGCCGCCGAAGAGGCTGCAGTCGATCTCGTCCTCGATTCGACCGATGAGCCGTTCGACGATCGCCTCCGCGACACCCCGTTCCTCGGCCGTCCAATCCCGGGCGAACCGAATCTCGGCCAGTACGTAGGCCAGCCCACCCACCCCGCTGTACATGGTGTCGCGGTACTCCGAGATTTCCGAAATTCCCGCCGACTCGGGAATCCACGGCCCATCGTCCCAACGCACCTGATCCAGCACCCATCGCCACGCGGCTTCGGCCACACCGCGATACCCCTGCGCGCTACCCGAGATCACCCGTCGATCATCGCATCCGCGCGGCGGGCCCGAACAGGTCACGCCACTGCTCGTCAGATATCTCGTGGGGCCGCCGCTCAGGCAATCTCGGGACGTACACGGACCACCGCCACCCAGTCGAGGCCGGCACCCGCTCCATCACATTCCGCTGCTCGTCGCAGTCCGCCAGCAAGACGAACCACCACGCGGGGAAACCGTCGCTATCAGCCACGATCGCGGATCAACCGCTCGTCAGAGCCACGAGCCGACCGGGAAATCGGGCCACGTTTGCTTTCCATAATCAGGGAACCGGCGATTTCGACTCCACCAAACAATTCAAACCCCGTTTGCGCCGTGACCGGCCGCGCGGTGCAGCCAAATCACACCTTCGAGCGGCGCCCTCACGCACCACGAAAAGAACTGGCGGCCAGGTCCGGCACGGCAACGGCTCCGCGTATGCGGGAGGCCCGACTAGGGCGTGTCCTGCGGATCTTTTCCATGATCGTGTGCAGATGATGGTGTGTGGTCGGACGCGGTGAGCTGACAGATAAGGCCTGGGCAACGATCGCGCCGTTGCTGCCTGTGGAGACTGGTCGCAGGGGTGGGCGGTGGCGTAGTCACCGGCAGGTGATCAACGCGATCCTGTGGCATGAACGGACCGGTGCGCCGTGGCGTGACCTGCCGGAACGGTATGGGCCGTGGAAGACCGCTCATGAGCGGTTACGGAAGTGGACCGCGGACGGGACGTGGGACCGGATCCTGGAGCACGTGATCGTCAAAGACGACTCCCTCGGGACACTCGAGGACAACATCGAGTTTGTGATCAGTGTCGATTCCACGAGTGTGCGGGCGCATCAGCACGCGGCCGGCGCCCGGAAAAAAGGGGCTGCGCGGACTGGATCGAAGAGCTCGCCGTCGACGGAGAGTGCCTCGGGCGTTCCCGAGGCGGACTGACCACCAAACTCCACTTGGCTGTCGACGCCGCCGGTCTGCCGTTGGCGGTGATCCTCACGCCAGGGCAGGCCGGGGACAACCCGCAACTGCTTCCGCTGCTGGACGACATCCGTGACATCGAGGTGGACGGGCGGAAAGTACGGGTCGGGCGGGTGCTCGCCGACAAGGCCTACACCCACCCGAGCACCCGGAAGGCGCTGCGGGAGCGCAGGATCAAGGCCACCATTCCCGAACGTGCCGACCAGATCGCCCGCCGGAAGGCCAAGGGCAAGGCCGGTGGCAGGCCACCGGCCTTCGACCCTGACCTCTACAAGCTCCGCAACGTGGTCGAGCGCTGCTTCAACCGGCTCAAACAATTCCGTGGCTTGGCAACACGGTTCGCCAAACGAGCCGCCTACCACCGCGCCGAAATCATCCTCGCCTGCATCGTCCTGCACCTCCGATGAAGATCCCCAGGACACGCCCTAGGCAGGTGTCGCAGGTGAGGCGGTCGAACCGACGTAGAGGTTGAGCGAGCGAACCTCAGAGGCCAGGTCACCGGTGCGGACGACCTCGGCGTCGGGGTAGATCGCCATTCGGACTGGAAGTACTGCGCATCGACTCCGCTTCGGCACGCGAAGTCACCCCTTACTCTTGAGAACCTGACTCTTCCCGGCCGGGTGAGCGCGCCACCCGGGGGAGCGAATGTCCATTCCCGGCCTGGCGAGCCGGGCCGCTGTTCCGATTCGCTGGTTCCCTGGGCGCGCACCGCGTCCAGCCTTCTGTGAAAGGACGATCCCGTGAACAAGTATGTGGCGAGGGCCTTGACCGTGGCGGCCGTGCTGATGAGCACCTGCGCCGTCGCGCCCGTCGCGGCGGCCAGCGTCGAGGACTGTGTCGAACGCGCTGTCGCCGCTGGCGCCAACGAGCACCTTGCGGCCTTCGCCTGCCACGAAGACACCCTCACCAGTTGCTACCGCATCTTCCGCGACAACTACGGCATACAGCAGTGGGCACTGGAAGCCTGCCGCGCCCGCACCGACTGAACCGGCCGGGGGGCGGTGACTGCGAAGGCACCGCCCCCGACCGCTTTGGCCCGGTCCAGCGAACGAATGGTCCGCCATCGATGACGAACTCGAACTTCGGCACCGTGTCCACTATGGATACTGGCGGCGGGCAGCTCGCAATGGTGCCGGAGTCACCCCTACGTCCCGGCGATGGAGCGGAGTCGGGTGAACATCATCTGACTTGTCGATACAAGTGGTTGTGGCCGGTGCCCCGGCGTGCGAGCCTGGCAGTCATGACGACTGCGCGTTACGCCCGCTGGGACGGTACCGGACGGCCGTTCACCGTAGTGGAGGCTGGCGTGCCGGGCTCGTTGCGGCCCGGCGAGGTGCTGGCCCGGGTCGATCTCGCCACGGTGTGCGGCAGCGACCTGCACACGGTGCGTGGGCGCAGGTCCTCCCCCGCCCCCAGCGTGCTGGGGCACGAGCAGGTCGGCACCGTGCTGGCGTCGGCGCCCGGGCTCCGATGCGCGGACGGGACCCCCGTGACGCCCGGCCTTCGCATCGTGTGGTCGGTGACGGCGTCCTGCGGACGGTGTGACCGTTGTGTGCGGGACATGCCGCAGAAGTGCGCTGGTCTCCGCAAGTACGGGCACGAGCCACTGGACCCAGACGCGCCGTTCACCGGCGGGTTCGCCACGCACTGCGTGCTGCTGCCCGGCACGACGATCGTCGCCGTGCCGGACGGGCTGCCCGACGTGGTGGCAAGCCCGGCGTCCTGCGCCACCGCGACCGTGGCCGCCGCGCTCGCCGTGCCCGGCGACTTGGCCGGCCGCCGCGTGCTCGTGGCGGGCGCGGGCATGCTCGGCGTCACCGCCGTCGCCATGGCGACAGAACGTGGTGCCCACGTCGTCGCGGTCGACCCGCATCCCGCGCGGCGGGCGCGGGCGGCCCGGTTCGGCGCCGCCGAGACCGTGCCCGCCGCCGCACCCGGCGCGTTCGACGTCGCCGTCGAACTGTCGG from the Amycolatopsis magusensis genome contains:
- the uppS gene encoding polyprenyl diphosphate synthase is translated as MTRARGAWPNATTPELRRSYRLCERVAQFHPAMWTASEALPDTVRPYLRALNAFAVWTDRLADDHPSADRRQRLTRWCAETLADVRAGRTEHPLRRALVHTMRTWDLDIELLRELLETTLADNAVPPRFATFADQRRYLRGVAGTVTELWTPLLDPHDTRAASLMSLLGEACQLADILQDFPVDLADGRCYLPGDDLARLGLEAQDFYRGEGSEVLGELVDSQVGRTWELLRQAAPVAGMVRIDCQPFLHTILLGVEFVLEEAGNLGAQVLAEGIDTAVATGARLPRDPEPVVAAPAHVAVILDGNRRWAADHGLPAAEGHSAGLRAVLRLLHSALRLRIAEVSVFAFSTENWNRSPEDVAALFEMMAEGVTRGMGWLHGHGVRVCWHGRRDRLERSLASALAVMESMTSNNRGLVFNVFADYGGHDEIVGAARALAAEAVAGRILPQDITMHAVAGRLAAPELPAVDLLIRTSGEQRLSNFLPWHAAYAEFVFDPVPWPEFAYAHLRSAITEYTGRRRRFGSDVQDPVQGIGAAAGGV
- a CDS encoding lanthionine synthetase LanC family protein, with protein sequence MAEAAWRWVLDQVRWDDGPWIPESAGISEISEYRDTMYSGVGGLAYVLAEIRFARDWTAEERGVAEAIVERLIGRIEDEIDCSLFGGLVSSIGVLTALEVPGAQAAVDRLIALRTRDGWPQTAIGPPGFLPGALVNDATLGTAGILLGALWARRAGLANAGDLGAQAAGVLMADREEVPTGVNWHWVPHRFHAEPAREMPNFSHGLAGIAATLALAGSELDRPDLTGAAALGAEHLVTLGRADGGGFVVPRTIPSRPGQDVYTYNWCHGSAGTSLLFLALDLAGVEDVAGEPPLAWHRRCLHSARTSGLPARGHPGFWDNDGRCCGTTGVGEVFLDSWQRFGRTGDLEFAVHLADTLVERAVQDGPHAYWRFIEHLAPEPLLPPGVGWMQGAAGTAAFLFRIRRVLRDGRDATPVTRMDSWWALPTPSCSPATGRGWPGPGGGP
- a CDS encoding alcohol dehydrogenase catalytic domain-containing protein — its product is MTTARYARWDGTGRPFTVVEAGVPGSLRPGEVLARVDLATVCGSDLHTVRGRRSSPAPSVLGHEQVGTVLASAPGLRCADGTPVTPGLRIVWSVTASCGRCDRCVRDMPQKCAGLRKYGHEPLDPDAPFTGGFATHCVLLPGTTIVAVPDGLPDVVASPASCATATVAAALAVPGDLAGRRVLVAGAGMLGVTAVAMATERGAHVVAVDPHPARRARAARFGAAETVPAAAPGAFDVAVELSGASASVAACLSALDIGGVAVLAGSVSPGEPVPIDPERVVRSLHTVVGVHNYRPADLQTAVDFLAAHQDRYPFHELVAGRYALAELDSAVAAATGAAPRQAVVPG